The window CCTCTTTTTTCacctaattaataatataatataatataccccattaattaactttcatatattttaatttataacttatagCAGTCaaacacaataattaatttcttttatgagatattaattatcaatacttgaaaaaaaaaatgaagggtAAAACACATGCAAGAACtcataatatattatgaatgataataACATACATTattagtgatatatatataacaaaagaatatttatttgattgttaTTTGAGGTCCAACTTTTTTTATCAATTGGGATTTGAAGTTTAAATTACGGGttataattatcaaaattttattcagGTGAGTTTCTCAAACTAATGAATTTGTTGGGTTAGTGGGTTGTAACGATTGAAGAACTTGTTCtaagatattaaaatgttaCATGTTCGATTCTCACTTAATGTTTCTATCATATTAATTCTTCTTAATGaactttgtttttttactttagaattttatttttctttcttaactaatttataatatttgtaaaaacatatatatatcaaccttattttatctttttttatttattctcacatatgacgcattttttaaaacattcaaactAAATTCGATAGATTGAAACACGtatatctcaaaaaaaatatacttactttaaaacataaatacgtcaaaattgataaattatacacaaatttatgtcgttttaaaattttatagaaaataaatatcaaatatatctatattcaaattttttcaaatatttttttagaacatACAAATCAACTTAACAAACTAAAATTGGTAGATCTCGAAAAAATACTCACAAAAATTAATACATCCAAAAcgtatataattattattttatttataaacgtgtcgaattaattaggaaagcgaaattatatgttataataaCAAAACGCGTTTTGTCcctttagaaaaatattttaaattattaaaattttgataattggAATTTCGTGGGCTCATAATTCATATAACAATTTGGTATTGAATATAGATGATATTTGAAAACATACGAGTCTAACTGTTTGAAAGAAGTTAAACAATCTCATAACTCGATTATAAAATGCAAGAATGTGTTAGGatttttaattatggccgagcctttcaagttctttaattcaagaaacgggttcttgatgctggaattcaacactctagcgcagcggatatagaattagaggagaattcgaggttaaggagagaagagccgagggggaggagagaaataccactagatcacacctagcggtccaagaaggcggaggagggccgagagataacttaaacaccaagttccaaaatattcaattcatagccccaaaaagtggggtgggcatcaccatttaaagaggctgatttacccaagagtattcggttacaacaaacttccaacataacagaattcggtttcaaagaaagataaaagagaaagtaaacaaaacagaattattccataaaaaacataaacgggcccatatgcacacttgggccgagagataGATGcatgaaatattttaggaccgaggtttttgatgagccgcaCGTAACATAATCCCCCCCTTCGagattcgtcgccctcgacgaaaagaacgtggactggtcagcctctaatatgcatcttcaacttcaaaactattgcttcggtcgggcttcggcacattcagcaaaagtcgcagcataagaccgtattttcacaaaaaacattcggcagaatcgcttcagtagtggaactggccgGGTCCTTGCGGTCCTTCGCGCTGCTgggtcgcttgccactccgcccctgtctagaatttctgtgcacccaaggtcgagtttttcagtgtttagagctggccttggttgctgcaatgtccccagcgcctggtgcaaaaataatttcttacaacttcgattaaactccatacttggctcaaaaatccatgccaagtctttttcccgaaccagcataacagcaGCATCAAATgagccatagcttctaattagatcattaggaatatcttccaaagtcattgcagctagtgaaacagtttggccttcggtcttactctttacttgcattttggcagcaacattatattcatctaaggtcttttccagctggtttccatgcatcaaactggcctgcgaccgaggaatccctttAAGGACCGTGGTTCTATCTTGCTTATCATAagatagggtcagcttttcaaagtcccaagaagacgggcctagagtaatcagccattcaattcccagcacaatatcatatccgtccatggaaattaccttcatttctgtttggtattcattgccttccatcgaccatttcaagtccttgcaaacactagaacataaaacattagatccatcaaccactctaaccgattgtacctgggttgctatgcttttgtggtctattttctccaaaatcctgctattgataaaattatgggTGCTGCCTGTGtcgatcaagatcaccaccggcaggttcccaattttgccaagaatctggagcgtttggaaggctttagacccggtcagggcatgtaaggatatggctggttcatcccttgagccgagcaatgaaggaaaatcatccaaaacaggttcttggtcaggttcttgatcttcttgattggccgaaaccatgaataacttggatttacacctatggtttggttgccatttttcattgcaagaatagcatagacccttctttcgcttttcatccattgaggctgagtctaattgcttaacatggccctggtttgcattgGAAGAGGACCCATacgatgaattcttgaagtcagtattggtgctcggcccggctgtgttggtattggatggcgtgggcagcaatgatgcttcagcgctgtacaagttaccactgctcattaaggaccgatatgttgcttcttggactttagccatggccattgcttcgtttaaagaatctggaaATCGCAGCCTAATgcagtttgcaatttcttcccttagaccggacaaataacaatcaatgacgtagtcccttggcatatgtaataacttttgagagatcgacatgtaccggagattatattcttgaaccgacccaacctgttttaagttcattagctgtctcattggtgtatcatgtatagatggcccgaattgagtcataaggtctctcttgaacacggcccaagatagggcctccatatgatttcggttttgaagatatgacccgtaccacattcttgcttctccagaaaaatgaatgggggcgatttctaatttcgtggcatccttagttttgtccactctgaaaaattgctcggcagaaaTTAGCCAGCcttcgacatccgacccatcaaaccgaggaaaatcgaccttggttagccgagtaggaggagcatagtgttggtcgcggttctggccagggtgcgggggcctaaatgatgaaggaccgtggcaagaattatcttcatagggtctgtggcggggttcttgcacgtttccagatgccccgctctcaagggCCGCCATTCTTTCTTCGGCCACATCAAATCTAtggtctatggcagcttgcattgctgctgtttgctgggacaagttttcaatcagggtcttgagcgcatccatttccgattgctggcgagtttctaccatgttgagaatcggtcagctctgataccaagatgttaggatttttaattatggccgagcctttcaagttctttaattcaagaaacgggttcttgatgctggaattcaacactctagcgcagcggatatagaattagaggagaattcgaggttaaggagagaagagccgagggggaggagagaaataccactagatcacacctagcggtccaagaaggcggaggagggccgagagataacttaaacaccaagttccaaaatattcaattcatagccccaaaaagtggggtgggcatcaccatttaaagaggctgatttacccaagagtattcggttacaacaaacttccaacataacagaattcggtttcaaagaaagataaaagagaaagtaaacaaaacagaattattccataaaaaacataaacgggcccatatgcacacttgggccgagagataGATGcatgaaatattttaggaccgaggtttttgatgagccgcaCGTAACAgaatgttattaaaattatgagagGTTACTAACCGAAAGCTGCCATGGCAAGCTGAAGATACCGACTGAATCGAACACCATTAACCGCCTCATGAAGCTCAATCAATAACCATAATGTATACATTTGCCATACAAACGCCAAACAAAGACTCAATATACCCCATGTCCTGCACCACCCACCAAAAATTCAGTTCCATTTCAATATTATGATTATTCTATAGTACTATGAAAACTCACTTAGTATAACTAAGTGGTAGACCGTAAAAACTAAGATTCTCAAACTTTTGTCTTTGAGtttctaaaaatattacaaacacaaaataaattacCAGCCAAGCGCGGTGAAAGCCAAGGGAAGAACGAGAGCCTGAAATCCGATACCGGAGCTAAGAGTATGAAAAGCTGCATAATAAGCGTTCCCATTTCTTGACTCGGTAATTGGTAGCCATGCTTCATGCGGGTGGAGCTTCGTTAGCTGCCCCACTTCTTCCAAGTACACCCTCATGCTCCTCACCGCCTTCAAAACCGGGGTGGTAACCGCCCTGAAGGAACCGTTTGGAGTTTCCGACACAGATTGTATTCCACCAAATGAAGATCGACCTGAAACAGACAACAATTGTGGCAGCTTATCATCTTTTGGGGTTTCTATGACGGCGGCAATGTCTGTTGTTGGATTATCAGTACTCGTCATTTGCACTATATGATCTTCCATGATTGAAAAATTTAGTTGTGAGAGTTTAATTTGActtgagaatatatttataggaTGGGAGCTAGAGATCTGGAATGGAAGGATACTGAAAATtggaataattatataataatttgtttggTGGGTAATAGTGCAACCATATAATCATTgtagttaaataatataataaaaaattcatataaatttgttattaatcataaattaaagTGTCATATAACTTTTCATGATTGTgcttctcttttatttatttattttttcatttattagtGGTGAGATATATAGTTCcttcaatcaaacaaaagctttttttaactttttgtaGAATCTTTTGTTTTATAGTTTGGATCTGaaacattaaattttttgtGACTTCATTATCTAATGAATGGATGAATCGAATATTCAATCTCGGCCACTTAATAAATATCATAGAATATTCAATCTCGGCCACTTaataattatcataaataattatataattgtcGGTCCAAAGTGTAACATTAATTTgacaaaaagaaataatatagtCAAGTAAGATAGGAgttcttatattattaatattgttattatggCAATTACACCAATTTAATTAGCATGTGATAATACAGGCAGATATATGTCACTGCAAACATCATGTCCCATTGAGAAACTAGGTAGGGCTATAGAATAGCACTACATATGATTATAAATGTTATTGaatctaattttatcttaaacctaacaaaaataatttgctTTTGGAAAGTTATAATTGACATTCCACTAAGAGAGTGAACATTTATTTGTATAGGTAGGGataattgatattattattagaagGGGAGAAAATTATCGTTAGAAGGggagaaaattataaatattatcgTTAGATCGAAAATGTCGATTTTTGCAAAATATCGATTTTTggataaattgaaaaaaaatgttaagtttAATACCAATatcgataccgaaattattggtacgaTAAATTAgatatcaaattttcaaaatttcgatatattattttataccaaataatatttataaattaaaaatgtatataaaagttataaagaaataaataatgattaataaaattataaatatttgtactttaatttttatttcaaaaattagattcttgcatttattattgttttgtgtTAAAGATATAATACTGCTACTCTATACCACCGAAATTAAGTTATACAAAAATCAGGTATACTGAATTCAAATTATGggaaattattgatttttttatatcaaaattttgataaaagtaTAAGTTacgaataaaataattaatatataactaatacacCTTAATAATTATGACGTTTTTTAATGATAGTTTTGGAAATTCCATATAATTATGATTCATATATTAAGAACTTTGTgttggttaatttttatttatttttattttattttttaatgtttcaattttgttaatcattttcatttttcataatatataaaatattttaaaattatatatatatatatatttacgcAAACACTTATCACTAAaacaatcattattttaataaagttaaggtttTTCAATGGATAATTACATTGCAGATATATTCTTTAAAACCTCGGTTTGAGactttttttctattataaaaatgatgaactattattatttaaatgatatttataaataaaatatttatgtcattaatttaataatcaaattttagaaaattaagaattattacaacgaaatctttaaaatttcaacTCACACACTAAGAAACTTAAATTTGACAATTCTAtcctttaataatatatattgtattagtGTACAATttgtcaataaataaataactagtTACAGAGAAAATtgtgaaattaaaagaaatgattttttttttccatttgtaATCTTCCTTCTCAAAACACAATCTCAACAATTTGcctcaataatattatatttaatttattatctttttttacttaaaaactataatatatatttttaatatataaatatatattgacaaattaataaataataaaaagagaaattattaatgaagaaaaaaagaaatatttttttttaattttattctttagtTATCAAGTCTCTTCACCCTCCACgttatttcaataaaatctcATTTTCAAATCCAAcacatcaaataaaacaaatacttTTAAGTAGTGGAGGCGTGGAATAATAGCACATAAAATGTTTTCATATAATTGTACGTTGTTTGAGTGCGTAGGGACATATATGCAATTGCAAACACATAAATTTGctgattttattaattaaatatttatatcttaaattagtattttattatgtttataattatcattctagttcaattttaaaaattattaaaattaagagtgaaaatgattttatttgtatttaataacaataacaaaacacaaattttatgattataaaatagGTTGGTTCATTGCATGTGATGGCTCATTGCATGTGATGACATAAAGAATGATGTCACAAAAGcctttcttaaattttattttttaaatagtgtGTAATAATGAGAACATCATGACTTATTTTAGATATGACTATctacaatataatttaattttttatttaaatttcagaTAGAAAAAATCTTTAGTTTTGTTGTGTATtgtctctttattttatttttttgtttatttacttTAAGATAACCTCAACTTAAAGTGATAtagatgaatatatttatatttttgtattttattactATGGATGTAATTAactttttatgaaaatgaatcTCATTTATTTAGAAGTTTcctttaaataaaagttatgatataaattaaagttgaatTATTGAGTTATAGCATTAGTTTATTAAAATGTACACCCAAAGTTGTTCATGACCTATATATGATGACATCAAGAATGatgttacttttattttttttactaattgtCATCAATGATGTATGCTAATGGGTGGGTGTCTAAAAAATCTTGTTTATAGatttcatttatttacaaaattgtataattttagttttaagcttaatttaatcatattctGGAATTGACCTCCCATGTCTAAGTTAAGAAATTGAAATCTCTCACAtcataaaataacataaaatttgaccttattataattgatttttgtgATTTGCTAGCTAAAATAAACAAGTcatcttttatagaaatattcTTAGAAGGACAATCAAATTTGAAAGCTTGTCCTCTATTGATGACATTTATAAAGTAGAAATTGAGGTAAgtatacaaataattatcaatTTGATTACTTGGTAAGtgttttttattcattcattttgaTGGAAGGATATAAAacaaaacaacttttttttaaatactaagCAAGTCTTAAAAGACTAGAAATGAATTTAaacaaaagattatatataacttaaaatgaaaaaaaaaaattactaacacaacaaaaactaaaacaaattaaaagggAGAAGGAGAACCTATTTATTTTAGAAGACTCAAAATTTGTTTGGATTGTATTTGGTTATATAtgtaataagtttttttttaaatgaaattttgaacaattaagttatttaatatattaaaatttcaatttttttaaagtgagTCTTTTTCATTCAGTCCATAGATCTTTCTTTAAAAGCTTTATCTAATGTCTGCAGTTTAGAAAATTCTTTTCAATTAGTGTCTCAAGAACAATGCCAAACGTTTGACGAACATTTACTGATATATGCTCGATACAGATCGAGGATTTGATCGGTTTTTCTACTTAGTTCTAACAGTTAGAGTTAACTAATACTTAAGAAAACAATCGAAACACGATTACACAGCAGATCAAGCGATCGAGGTGACATTACTATATATGCTAAATgattaatcataattattaattcaatatgAGTAATGAATTGGACCTTGATATTAGGCCGTGCCTTGGCTTTCTGGATAGCCTATAACTTTGTCTTTGCCTTTCTAGACAGCCTATAATTTGGAGcgtattttgtctttttttttattcggTTGCTTGGACAACGAACTTTCCCGAGCTCTCGTGATCGATTAGTTAGAGTCATGGAAAAGTATAATAGATTAAGTTGATGTTTTATTTCACTATGTATTATCAATGTTACTGTCCAAGGAGAAGAAAATCGTAATAATATTAtgtagttaaatataaattgaatatacACTCTATAACAATAACTTATTATATCAAacacaataatttgttttgtgACATTGGATAGTAACATTGATAATACATAGTGAAATAAAACATCAACTTAATCTATCAAGTAATTGATCAAATAATTTGAACACTCTTCATATATAGTAAGATGATGAAAGATATATATCAAACTTGAATGACTCTATGATCACTCATCTTCTTGTTTTTATTCCCAACTGTTGGTCTCCTcgacataataatataaattaagcGAATTGTGTGCGCGACGAAAAGAAGGACCATCAACCCCATCCAAGCAGTTACAGCATAAAATAGAATATCTCCACCCTTAGTGTCAGTGTCATTAAGTATATCTTTGCCTTTATTACTGGTGGAGAAAAACAATGCCACCATGTAAGTAAAACCAGTGGCAGTGATTGCCACCCATAAGATCATCATGAGTAGCCACATGATCAATTTATTCCGAAAGGGTAATCCACTTATCGACATGAATATCACACTCACAGATGATGTGAATCCTATTGTATtcgatattaaaaatatcatatagcTATCCTTGTTTTTGTCTTTCAGTACAGATAATCCCGCAGTGTGCCCATCATTGTCCTCTTGCCAAACACCGCCAGGAGGGTATATTCCAGCTTGGAAACCCATTGTGGCAATTAGAGAGGCAACCACCATTAAagattctttttttcttttcaccCATTCTCGTTTTATCTCTTTATCAGACAACATTAATTCACTTGGTATACCAGGATTCATGTCTTTCTTTCTTAAGCTTGTCGATTTAATCGAAAACTGAGAATTATGGGAACCAATAACTTGATTGTTTTCTACTCCCCGAGATTGGAGAGACTCGAAAATGCTCATGTCTTTGACATGTCTTCTACTATGAGATAAAATATCAATTGGTGTGAGGCCCAAGGAGTTTTGTGTGGTAACCTCTATATTGGTGTTACCAACCAAAAATCTTACAATCTGCATATCATATGACAAAATATTGTCATAAAAGGATTCattgttaaatataattattactattttgAAGAAGAATTTTATGAATCAAATTGATTGATCTTACTTTATTAATGTAGTTTTTAATCAATGtaactacattttttttattcttattattttttaaatattttaaatataataaaatataacgaattatttaatacacaaaatatgaaaataagaacaaaaagaCATCTAtctttcaataaattatatatgtgatTAACTTCATATGAAATTCATTGACTTTTTCTTCTTTGATTATTTAGATAGAAACTATCCTAAATaatcaatttctttttattataattttatttaaaaggtcaataatatataaaatataaaaagttgtaggtaaaaaaaaacattacaaatcTTATTGAATTGGCCAATTATCTTTACCGTTTTTGACAaggattaattttaatttctcagttgttcaattcttaataaaaaaatatccaaaaCTAAAGTTAAAGTttgctaatttttttaaagtgaaaACTTGAATGGTTTGTTCTTATTAATGTAATTAAGTCCACAAGTTTGTCCTTATTATGTAATAAAGTCCACCGAATTGaataatgattttcaaaatgaatAGATGAAATTGCATTAATATCCTACCTCAAGTTGCTTATTAGCCACAGCCAAATGTAGAATAGTATTACCATGAGCatcaaatgaattcaaaaacTCTTTATCCCCAACCCTTTGCACCAACATTTCCAAAGCCTCCATCTTGTTATTCTCCACACAAATATGCAAGATTGTGTCTCCCTCATCTAGTTTGACCCTAGCTGCCTCCGGTTCAGCCTCAACGAGCTTTCTTAAAACATTGACACGACCCTTTGTTGCTGCCAAGTGTAATGGATTCATCCCGTTCTGATCAAGTGCAAAACACATGTTTTTGTTTACTTGTAGCAAAGATTTCACGATTTCTATGTACCCTTTGGCTGATGCAAGATGGAGAGGTGTCAAGCTTCGCGAATCGAGCTCCTTAGCCAACTCAGGCTTGAGAGCTAGAATCGATTTGACAAAGTCCAAGTGCCCAAACATAGAAGCCAAGTGTAAAGGGGTTTCGTGAAAAGTATAGATGGTGTAAGGATCTAGTATGAGAGGGTCCTCTTGGATTAGCCTATTCAAAGAGGCAACATTGCCTTCCTTTGCAGCATCAAATAGTCTTTGATCTTTTCCTTGTTTTATCTCCATCTatgaatattgaattatatctatatatctctCTAAACAAGGAAAAGATGGA is drawn from Impatiens glandulifera chromosome 3, dImpGla2.1, whole genome shotgun sequence and contains these coding sequences:
- the LOC124932562 gene encoding ankyrin repeat-containing protein ITN1-like, translating into MEIKQGKDQRLFDAAKEGNVASLNRLIQEDPLILDPYTIYTFHETPLHLASMFGHLDFVKSILALKPELAKELDSRSLTPLHLASAKGYIEIVKSLLQVNKNMCFALDQNGMNPLHLAATKGRVNVLRKLVEAEPEAARVKLDEGDTILHICVENNKMEALEMLVQRVGDKEFLNSFDAHGNTILHLAVANKQLEIVRFLVGNTNIEVTTQNSLGLTPIDILSHSRRHVKDMSIFESLQSRGVENNQVIGSHNSQFSIKSTSLRKKDMNPGIPSELMLSDKEIKREWVKRKKESLMVVASLIATMGFQAGIYPPGGVWQEDNDGHTAGLSVLKDKNKDSYMIFLISNTIGFTSSVSVIFMSISGLPFRNKLIMWLLMMILWVAITATGFTYMVALFFSTSNKGKDILNDTDTKGGDILFYAVTAWMGLMVLLFVAHTIRLIYIIMSRRPTVGNKNKKMSDHRVIQV